The Candidatus Methylomirabilota bacterium genome includes a window with the following:
- a CDS encoding ArsA family ATPase, with protein sequence MTSTSATSRGPAGVAERRPTRPRTRGRRAAKTIDPGGGFRFFGGKGGVGKTTCAAAAAIGLADAGRRVLVVSTDPAHSLGDALATRLGPRASRIRTRRGQLYAAELDAERALARWLTHRREKLRVIAERGTYLDDQDIERLLRLSLPGVDELIGLIELARVARARPYEDVVVDTAPTGHTLRFLAMPETVQRIAAVLDHMYAKHRFLAERLGGGYRPDPSDALIEEIDAEGRELQALLRDRRRSSFWWVLLPEALSVEEAKDGLRELSRWGMPVGEVVVNRLTPPPDSPCARCGARIRSERVAVRAVRAAFRGRPLRFVAAAAEEPRGLGALRAIGRRLTDASRGEGLLAGPPPRAPRAERRRRPTGRPKEWLGVVSPDAVRLLLFTGKGGVGKTTCAATAALALADQAPARKILLLSTDPAHSLGDVLAVPLGDPARGLPDVSGGLRARELDADREFRRRQARYREAVDQLFAAVRRGTGFDAAFDRAVVQDLMELAPPGIDELLAMLSVTEALVPRDGGAAAYDMVVVDTAPTGHALRLLALPRVALEWVRALLAILLKYRAVIRPGALAQDLVEMSRDLRQLDALLRDGGATRVVVVTHAAALPRLETLRLLERLRELRMAVSAVIVNAVIAPGAPRCRRCAREAGRQRREIGALRSQSSPRLPTGNPLILTPETAPPPRGVRELRRWGVRWMRPDASPGGRAR encoded by the coding sequence GTGACGAGCACGTCGGCGACCAGCCGGGGGCCGGCCGGGGTCGCTGAGCGGCGGCCGACCCGCCCCCGGACCCGAGGACGACGGGCTGCGAAGACTATCGACCCGGGGGGCGGGTTCCGGTTCTTCGGCGGCAAAGGCGGCGTCGGCAAGACGACCTGCGCGGCGGCGGCGGCGATCGGGCTGGCCGACGCCGGCCGGCGCGTGCTCGTCGTCTCGACGGACCCGGCGCACTCGCTGGGCGACGCCCTGGCCACCCGTCTCGGACCGCGGGCCTCCCGCATACGCACCCGGCGGGGCCAGCTCTACGCGGCCGAGCTGGACGCCGAGCGCGCGCTCGCGCGGTGGCTGACCCACCGCCGGGAGAAGCTGCGCGTGATTGCCGAACGCGGCACCTACCTCGACGATCAGGACATCGAGCGGCTCCTGCGGCTTTCCCTGCCGGGGGTCGACGAGCTGATCGGGCTCATCGAGCTCGCCCGCGTCGCCCGGGCGCGCCCGTACGAGGATGTCGTGGTGGATACCGCCCCCACGGGTCACACCCTGCGGTTCCTCGCCATGCCCGAGACCGTGCAGCGCATCGCCGCCGTGCTCGACCACATGTACGCGAAGCACCGCTTTCTGGCCGAGCGGCTCGGTGGCGGCTACCGCCCGGACCCGAGCGACGCGTTGATCGAGGAGATCGACGCCGAGGGGCGGGAGCTCCAGGCCTTGCTTCGCGATCGGCGCCGGTCCAGCTTCTGGTGGGTGCTCCTGCCCGAGGCGCTGTCGGTGGAGGAGGCGAAGGATGGTCTTCGCGAGCTGAGCCGCTGGGGCATGCCCGTCGGCGAGGTCGTCGTCAACCGCCTGACCCCGCCCCCCGACTCTCCCTGCGCCCGGTGCGGCGCCCGGATCCGGTCCGAGCGGGTCGCCGTCCGGGCGGTACGGGCCGCCTTTCGCGGGCGTCCCCTGCGCTTCGTGGCCGCCGCGGCGGAGGAGCCGCGCGGCCTCGGGGCCCTTCGGGCGATCGGGCGGCGCCTGACCGACGCCTCGCGCGGCGAAGGGTTGCTCGCCGGGCCGCCGCCCCGCGCTCCGCGCGCGGAACGGCGTCGCCGGCCCACCGGCCGCCCCAAGGAGTGGCTCGGGGTCGTGTCGCCGGACGCGGTGCGGCTCCTGCTCTTCACGGGCAAAGGCGGCGTGGGCAAGACGACCTGCGCGGCGACGGCGGCCCTCGCCCTCGCCGACCAGGCGCCCGCCCGGAAGATCCTCCTGCTGTCCACCGATCCCGCCCACTCTCTCGGCGACGTGCTGGCGGTCCCGCTGGGCGACCCGGCGCGCGGTCTGCCGGACGTCTCCGGGGGGCTGCGAGCCAGGGAGCTCGACGCCGACCGCGAGTTCCGCCGGCGCCAGGCCCGGTACCGCGAGGCGGTGGATCAGCTCTTCGCCGCGGTCCGGCGGGGGACGGGGTTCGACGCCGCGTTCGACCGGGCCGTGGTCCAGGATCTCATGGAGCTGGCGCCACCGGGCATCGACGAGCTGTTGGCCATGCTCTCGGTGACCGAGGCGCTCGTCCCCCGTGACGGAGGGGCCGCCGCCTATGACATGGTGGTCGTCGACACGGCGCCCACCGGCCACGCCCTCCGGCTCCTCGCCCTGCCGCGGGTGGCGCTCGAATGGGTGCGCGCGCTGCTCGCGATCCTTCTCAAGTACCGAGCGGTCATCCGCCCGGGTGCGCTGGCTCAGGATCTCGTGGAGATGTCGCGTGACTTGCGGCAGCTGGACGCGCTCCTGCGCGACGGCGGCGCCACGCGCGTCGTGGTGGTGACCCATGCCGCCGCGCTGCCGCGCCTGGAAACGCTGCGGCTCCTCGAGCGGCTACGTGAGCTACGGATGGCCGTCTCGGCGGTGATCGTCAACGCCGTCATCGCACCCGGCGCGCCCCGCTGTCGTCGCTGCGCGCGGGAGGCCGGGCGGCAGAGGCGGGAGATCGGGGCGTTGAGATCACAGAGTTCCCCTCGCCTCCCCACGGGAAACCCGCTCATCCTGACCCCCGAGACCGCGCCTCCCCCGCGCGGCGTCAGGGAGCTCCGGCGGTGGGGGGTGCGGTGGATGCGCCCCGACGCGAGTCCTGGCGGGCGAGCCCGGTGA
- a CDS encoding gas vesicle protein GvpG: MLILDTLILGGLRFVLGKIAAAVDSELNDDSALREELLAAQMRLELGEITDEEFAAIERDLLQRISEIRRARTGPAPGRGRVKVTGVEATFTGDEHVGDQPGAGRGR, from the coding sequence ATGCTGATCCTCGACACCCTGATCCTCGGCGGGCTCCGGTTCGTGCTCGGCAAGATCGCGGCCGCGGTCGACTCGGAGCTCAACGACGACAGCGCGCTCCGTGAGGAGCTCCTCGCCGCCCAGATGCGCCTCGAGCTGGGGGAGATCACCGACGAGGAGTTTGCGGCGATCGAGCGCGACCTCCTGCAGCGGATCAGCGAGATCCGCCGCGCGCGGACGGGGCCCGCGCCGGGGCGCGGCCGGGTCAAGGTCACGGGGGTGGAGGCCACCTTCACGGGTGACGAGCACGTCGGCGACCAGCCGGGGGCCGGCCGGGGTCGCTGA
- a CDS encoding GvpL/GvpF family gas vesicle protein: protein MRAGGAAGKGARRETSRGPAATDSRGKYVYCIIQSSEPLRFGPIGIGAAPAEVHTVNFKEIAAVVSDTPSEVFDATRENVLAHERVNEAVMRQFTVIPMSFGTVFKTRDDIIELLRGAYDAFRDVLVKMHEKLEFGLKVLWDRDDVIRELEQEDEDIRRLKHEISSQKGSTYFARMQYGRLIDAALQARSERYVADIFEQLRDVAVASRANKPIGDRMIMNAAFLVARDREAAFDAKVKEIGARQAHLTFKYTGPWPPYNFVNIRLKLERAK, encoded by the coding sequence ATGCGCGCGGGCGGCGCCGCCGGCAAGGGCGCGCGTCGCGAGACCTCGCGCGGCCCGGCGGCGACGGACAGCCGCGGCAAGTACGTCTACTGCATCATCCAGAGCTCGGAGCCCCTCCGATTCGGACCGATCGGCATCGGCGCCGCCCCGGCCGAGGTCCACACCGTCAACTTCAAGGAGATCGCGGCGGTCGTCTCCGACACGCCGAGCGAGGTGTTCGACGCGACCCGCGAGAACGTGCTGGCCCACGAGCGGGTCAACGAGGCCGTCATGCGGCAGTTCACCGTGATCCCGATGTCGTTCGGCACGGTGTTCAAGACGCGGGATGACATCATCGAGCTGCTGCGGGGCGCTTACGACGCGTTCCGCGACGTGCTGGTCAAGATGCACGAGAAGCTGGAGTTCGGGCTCAAGGTTCTCTGGGATCGCGATGATGTCATACGCGAGCTCGAGCAGGAAGACGAGGACATCCGGCGGCTGAAGCACGAGATCTCCTCGCAAAAGGGCTCGACCTACTTCGCCCGCATGCAGTACGGCCGGCTGATCGACGCGGCGCTCCAGGCGCGGTCCGAGCGCTACGTGGCGGACATCTTCGAGCAGCTGCGTGACGTCGCCGTCGCCTCGCGGGCCAACAAGCCGATCGGCGACCGGATGATCATGAATGCCGCCTTCCTGGTGGCGCGCGACCGGGAAGCGGCCTTCGACGCGAAGGTGAAGGAGATCGGCGCCAGACAGGCCCACCTGACCTTCAAGTACACGGGCCCCTGGCCCCCGTACAACTTCGTGAACATCCGCTTGAAGCTGGAGCGGGCGAAGTAG
- a CDS encoding response regulator: MRADSSGAPPGEAPLILVVDDFEDNRAMYVQFLRFAGFRVAEAENGKVALDQATTLRPDLIVMDLSLPVMDGWEATRRLKGDERTKRIPVLALTGHALGRHSEVAREAGCDAFLTKPCLPEDLVAEIRRILAGAGLKTKPKSGR; this comes from the coding sequence ATGCGGGCGGATTCCTCTGGAGCTCCCCCGGGCGAGGCCCCCCTGATCCTGGTGGTGGATGACTTCGAGGACAACCGCGCGATGTACGTGCAGTTTCTCAGATTCGCGGGCTTCCGGGTGGCCGAGGCCGAGAACGGCAAGGTGGCCCTCGACCAGGCCACGACCCTGCGGCCCGACCTCATCGTCATGGACTTGTCACTGCCGGTGATGGATGGGTGGGAGGCGACGCGGCGGCTGAAGGGCGACGAGCGCACCAAGCGGATCCCGGTCCTGGCCCTCACGGGGCACGCGCTGGGGCGGCACTCCGAGGTCGCCCGGGAGGCGGGTTGCGACGCCTTCCTCACCAAGCCCTGCCTGCCCGAGGACCTGGTCGCGGAGATTCGCCGCATCCTGGCCGGAGCGGGGCTGAAGACGAAGCCGAAGAGCGGGAGATAG